The following are from one region of the Coffea eugenioides isolate CCC68of chromosome 2, Ceug_1.0, whole genome shotgun sequence genome:
- the LOC113759879 gene encoding uncharacterized protein LOC113759879, with translation MGPEETKKLQRQVDGLLGKGWVKESLSPCAVPVVLVPKKDGIGAVLMQDKRPCAFFSEKLGGAALNYPMYDKELYALVRALETWQHYLRPREFVIHTDHESLKFLKGQPKLSKRHAKWLLGFEMLKEIYTHDHDLGEIYASCIKSPHAKYFLHNGFLFYMDKLCVPNFFIRDLLVREAHNGGLM, from the exons atgggccctgaggagacAAAGAAGCTTCAacggcaagttgatggcctactaggtaagggttgggtaaaagAGAGTCTCAGTCCTTGTGCTGTGCCTGTGGTACTTGtccccaaaaaggatg GTATTGGCGCTGTCCTTATGCAAGATAAGAGGCCTTGTGCGTTCTTCAGTGAGAAGCTGGGAGGTGCTGCCCTGAACTACCCTATGTATGACAAAGAGCTGTACGCACTTGTAAGAGCATTGGAGACCTGGCAGCACTACCTCCGCCCaagggagttcgtgatacacactgatcacgaaTCCTTGAAATTTCTCAAGGGCCAACCAAAGTTAAGCAAGCgccatgccaaatgg TTGTTAGGGTTTGAGATGCTCAAGGAGATATATACCCATGACCATGACTTAGGCGAAATCTATGCATCTTGTATAAAGAGTCCACATGCAAAGTATTTCTTGCACAatggatttttattttatatggaTAAATTGTGTGTCCCTAACTTtttcattcgtgatcttttggttAGAGAGGCACACAATGGTGGTCTCATGTGA